The following are encoded together in the Anopheles nili chromosome 3, idAnoNiliSN_F5_01, whole genome shotgun sequence genome:
- the LOC128723092 gene encoding intraflagellar transport protein 43 homolog, whose amino-acid sequence MQDKASPTTSVGTPTKVKTDSWMEDSSIARSLSTLTTSGSGKQTRKFSNILEMERFNDTNIISMDDNSTTIDYNPIDDIPVLPDADDLHESLLYIDNTNIPSIDTLKNLSSDISPKGKDAALSTLDEIDISILTECLENEEDIEEPDEVWTWEQLFAQLSVKISTETKAPVVEFSN is encoded by the exons ATGCAGGATAAAGCATCCCCGACCACTTCTGTGGGAACTCCCACGAAGGTAAAAACCGACAGCTGGATGGAGGACTCGTCGATTGCTCGGTCATTGTCAACGCTAACGACCAGCGGCTCCGGAAA GCAGACTAGAAAGTTTTCAAACATTCTTGAAAT GGAACGGTTCAACGATACTAACATTATATCGATGGACGACAATAGTACTACCATCGACTATAATCCGATCGATGACATTCCTGTACTTCCTGATGCAGATGATTTACACGAGAGTTTACTCTATATTGATAACACAAATATACCTTC AATAGACACGTTGAAAAATCTCTCATCAGATATTTCCCCCAAAGGAAAAGACGCTGCACTGAGCACTTTAGATGAAATAGACATTTCTATTTTGACCGAGTGTTTGGAAAACGAGGAGGATATCGAAGAACCAGATGAAGTATGGACCTGGGAACAACTGTTTGCCCAATTATCCGTAAAAATCAGCACAGAAACAAAGGCACCCGTTGTAGAATTCAGCAACTGA
- the LOC128723290 gene encoding nicotinamide/nicotinic acid mononucleotide adenylyltransferase 1 isoform X1 produces MRMTSSTKIMLIACGSFSPPTPMHFRMFEIARDHIQQMGLGQVVGGIVSPVHDSYAKKGLVSATHRCAMIKIGLQTSEWIHLSDWETQQEEWTRTRQVLQYHQNYINSYLKDPNGTINNQHIPAWVPEGIKKTAGQVQLKLLCGADLLESFATPGLWKDEDLEAILGYHGIVVISRAGSNAEQFIFNSDLLSRYRRNITVVTNWVTNDVSSTLIRRLLSRGLSVKYLLDDHVSEYIRKFGLFGSSTDNKYILTPGSAAEAMSISPISPLNDPDIYIEQQNQRNKIGLSCEAMDETDFPAPPLPPGPPITLNKVFCCSNDSKVGTGNRATFLGRPGSAVQIITTEAPSSTPSLATSPTGTKNIAKHITLDTKSGNAGEKVIKKMKKSACPV; encoded by the exons ATGAGAATGACATCGTCGACGAAAATAATGCTGATAGCATGCGGCTCGTTTAGTCCGCCAACGCCAATGCACTTTCGGATGTTCG AAATTGCTCGCGATCATATTCAGCAAATGGGACTCGGACAGGTCGTTGGAGGCATAGTATCACCAGTGCATGATTCATACGCTAAGAAAGGCCTTGTTTCTGCTACGCATCGCTGTGCAATGATCAAAATCGGGTTGCAGACGTCCGAATGGATTCATCTGTCTGATTGGGAAACGCAACAAGAAGAATGGACAAGAACTCGTCAGGTGTTACAATATCATCAG AACTATATAAATTCGTACTTAAAAGATCCTAACGGCACTATCAACAACCAGCATATACCGGCATGGGTTCCAGAGGGAATCAAGAAAACTGCGGGACAAGTACAATTGAAACTATTATGCGGTGCTGATTTGCTTGAATCGTTTGCCACGCCAGGTCTGTGGAAAGACGAGGATTTGGAAGCTATTTTGGGTTACCACGGAATAGTGGTCATCTCTCGAGCGGGATCCAATGCGGAACAGTTCATTTTCAATTCCGACCTGCTGAGCCGATATAGA CGCAACATAACGGTTGTAACAAACTGGGTTACAAATGATGTTAGCTCAACATTGATTCGACGCCTGCTAAGCCGAGGTCTATCGGTGAAGTACCTGTTGGATGATCATGTGTCGGAGTATATACGAAAATTTGGGCTATTTGGATCCAGTACTGATAA TAAGTACATTTTAACTCCGGGTAGCGCAGCGGAAGCCATGAGCATTTCACCCATTTCACCGTTAAATGATCCTGATATTTACATCGAGCAACAAAACCAGCGGAATAAGATCGGCTTGTCCTGCGAAGCAATGGACGAAACGGACTTCCCGGCACCGCCTTTACCCCCTGGACCACCCATCACGCTTAATAAGGTATTCTGCTGCTCGAATGATTCTAAAGTAGGCACAGGTAATCGGGCAACGTTTCTTGGGCGGCCAGGAAGTGCCGTGCAAATTATAACAACTGAGGCGCCATCATCCACACCATCACTCGCAACTTCTCCTACTGGGACGAAAAATATCGCTAAACACATCACTTTGGACACCAAAAGCGGCAATGCTGGAGAAAAG gtcataaaaaagatgaaaaaatcaGCGTGTCCTGTTTAA
- the LOC128723290 gene encoding nicotinamide/nicotinic acid mononucleotide adenylyltransferase 1 isoform X2 → MRMTSSTKIMLIACGSFSPPTPMHFRMFEIARDHIQQMGLGQVVGGIVSPVHDSYAKKGLVSATHRCAMIKIGLQTSEWIHLSDWETQQEEWTRTRQVLQYHQNYINSYLKDPNGTINNQHIPAWVPEGIKKTAGQVQLKLLCGADLLESFATPGLWKDEDLEAILGYHGIVVISRAGSNAEQFIFNSDLLSRYRRNITVVTNWVTNDVSSTLIRRLLSRGLSVKYLLDDHVSEYIRKFGLFGSSTDNERNDLRLRSSVQK, encoded by the exons ATGAGAATGACATCGTCGACGAAAATAATGCTGATAGCATGCGGCTCGTTTAGTCCGCCAACGCCAATGCACTTTCGGATGTTCG AAATTGCTCGCGATCATATTCAGCAAATGGGACTCGGACAGGTCGTTGGAGGCATAGTATCACCAGTGCATGATTCATACGCTAAGAAAGGCCTTGTTTCTGCTACGCATCGCTGTGCAATGATCAAAATCGGGTTGCAGACGTCCGAATGGATTCATCTGTCTGATTGGGAAACGCAACAAGAAGAATGGACAAGAACTCGTCAGGTGTTACAATATCATCAG AACTATATAAATTCGTACTTAAAAGATCCTAACGGCACTATCAACAACCAGCATATACCGGCATGGGTTCCAGAGGGAATCAAGAAAACTGCGGGACAAGTACAATTGAAACTATTATGCGGTGCTGATTTGCTTGAATCGTTTGCCACGCCAGGTCTGTGGAAAGACGAGGATTTGGAAGCTATTTTGGGTTACCACGGAATAGTGGTCATCTCTCGAGCGGGATCCAATGCGGAACAGTTCATTTTCAATTCCGACCTGCTGAGCCGATATAGA CGCAACATAACGGTTGTAACAAACTGGGTTACAAATGATGTTAGCTCAACATTGATTCGACGCCTGCTAAGCCGAGGTCTATCGGTGAAGTACCTGTTGGATGATCATGTGTCGGAGTATATACGAAAATTTGGGCTATTTGGATCCAGTACTGATAA TGAAAGGAACGATTTACGGTTACGCTCCAGTGTGCAGAAATGA
- the LOC128727692 gene encoding endoplasmic reticulum lectin 1, whose protein sequence is MLFLHFLAFIFILQEIGTHDLKGFDDSVLFNLVWHGKNDLIPGPPNSERIFVTSANKEKYMCVIPSITAKETTGEVEYNGPSPLELLEPLFTSTACSYRIESYWSYEVCHGNYIKQYHEERHEKTSKLQEYFLGRWDKQKTEALKTKYALADADKEQLKYKKIEGFNLPYLELEMDSGTICDLNGEPRLTKVLYVCYRFGKNEVYSLKETSTCNYEVIILTAALCTHPKYKPQDTEENKINCSPVGESPRKPKALLQLEVDKLRQKYQQLSVTISDVLGFEMAEMSEDGSIRGDPIRKDTSFPFDWKAMEIDAGENEGETPVSSMTKRPKKSKEKISLLEFLDGAFCLPGGSGWWKFELCFGKHVRQYHKDTSIYLGYFNVEKHREWLVKNPSARYKRKLENQISHFYSGGDICDKTNQPRQVEVKMKCTERSGSPDLIALYLLEPRPCEYVLNVESSQICDILPLATDDMLLPENLQQLEEETQHVLDSTSDVNN, encoded by the exons ATGctgtttttgcattttcttgcattcatttttatccTACAAGAAATCGGAACCCATGATTTGAAGGGCTTCGACGATTCGGTGTTGTTTAATCTCGTGTGGCACGGAAAGAATGATCTGATA CCAGGTCCACCGAATTCGGAGAGAATATTCGTAACATccgcaaacaaagaaaaatatatgtgTGTTATCCCATCTATAACAGCCAAGGAGACAACCGGAGAAGTGGAATATAATGGTCCCAGCCCGCTGGAACTACTAGAGCCGTTGTTTACATCGACCGCTTGCTCTTATCGTATAGAAAGCTATTGGTCTTACGAAGTGTGCCATGGTAATTACATCAAACAGTATCACGAAGAACGGCAtgaaaaaacgagcaaactgCAGGAGTACTTCTTGGGCCGATGGGATAAGCAAAAGACGGAGGCACTGAAGACGAAATATGCACTAGCCGATGCCGATAAGGAACAGTtgaagtacaaaaaaattgaagGTTTCAATTTGCCGTACCTCGAACTTGAAATGGACTCTGGGACGATCTGTGATTTAAACGGAGAGCCTCGCCTAACAAAGGTTCTCTACGTATGCTATAGATTTGGCAAAAACGAGGTTTATTCGTTAAAGGAAACGTCCACGTGTAACTATGAAGTGATCATTCTAACTGCGGCACTGTGCACGCATCCGAAGTACAAACCGCAAGACacggaagaaaataaaattaactgCAGCCCGGTCGGTGAATCCCCTCGTAAACCGAAAGCTTTGCTCCAACTAGAGGTGGACAAGTTGCGACAAAAATATCAGCAGCTTTCG GTCACTATTAGCGATGTATTAGGATTTGAAATGGCTGAAATGAGCGAG GATGGCTCCATTCGCGGTGATCCTATCCGAAAGGATACatcgtttcctttcgattgGAAAGCAATGGAGATCGATGCTGGAGAAAACGAGGGTGAAACACCAGTGTCTTCCATGACTAAGCGACCGAAGAAATCAAAAGAGAAAATCTCGTTGCTGGAATTTTTAGATGGAGCATTCTGCTTACCGGGG GGCTCCGGCTGGTGGAAATTTGAACTTTGCTTCGGCAAGCATGTGCGACAATACCATAAAGATACGTCGATCTATCTGGGATATTTCAACGTTGAAAAGCATCGTGAATGGTTGGTGAAAAATCCTTCAGCACGGTATAAGCGTAAACTAGAAAACCAAATTAGCCACTTCTACAGTGGTGGAgacatttgcgataaaactaaTCAACCCCGTCAAGTggaagtgaaaatgaaatgtacTGAGCGCTCGGGAAGCCCTGATTTAATCGCGCTTTACCTTTTAGAACCGAGACCCTGCGAGTATGTGCTAAATGTTGAATCTTCTCAAATTTGTGATATTCTACCGTTGGCAACGGACGATATGCTGCTACCAGAAAACCTCCAGCAGCttgaagaagaaacacaacaTGTTTTGGACAGTACAAGTGatgtaaataattaa